The genome window cagaaacacactgaatgagAGTGATTATACTTGAAAAGACTTGTGCAGGACTAGATTTTCATCATCCAGGGAAGGTTGAATCAAAGGAATCTGGACTCAGTTGTGGAAATGTTTCACCGCTCATCTGAGGGGtgtcttcagttctgactgCCTGGTGGAGAGTTCCACATATTGAACCTCTGTGGGGTCTTGATCGAGGTCATTGATGCCGCTTGGGTCGTCAGTGCTCCTGGCTGCGTATTAGAGACACCTGAGGCCAAGCACAGCATTGCAGGTGGAGGATAAGTGGTGCTGTGgagctcctcctctgttgaggAGTTATTTTCTCCCTGTGTAAAATATGTAGGTTTGTTGTCCTTGAACGACTGTCCCTTATCTTTCAGGTGGAGGTAAACTCCTGAGTCTTGACGGGAGGAGTTGGCCCTCTTGTGTTGAACCATGTGTTTGTTGTAGTGGTTTAGTTTCCTGGATGGACCACATGCATACACTGgagtgcttttctttttttcttgctggATATTGTTGCTGTTATTCAGCTTTAAGTGCATCCCCTCAGACGTTTGTGCTTCTTTAGTGCAGCTCGGTGCTGCCGGGTTCTGACTAACTTACGCTCCAGCGGGTGGTGAGACTCAAAGAGTAAATACTGGTCcctgtgtgtgcagggtttgCTGTATGCTGTATGTGCCCTCTTCAGCTGATGTTGAGCTGATGTGTTCTGTGAAGGCTTGCACTGGCTGACTCGTGTGTGGTCCACACGTCTAAACCAGTCAGCGCCTGCAGATTTCCATCAGACTGGTGATAAACAACCAGCTGATTTAATAACTTGTTTACCGAGATTTGTCTTCTGTCTGCGATAACGCGAGCCGAGCCCAAACTGTGTCGCTCGACTGAAGGAACAGATGAACTGTAATCAAAGGGCCCAATCAGGATCCTTCGACATGCTGTTTGAGGCGCTTTGTGCTTCTCCAGGCTTCCACAAAGGGATTTATTGAGAGAGTCTGTCATCTGGGCCGACAGAGCAATATTTCTGAATGAAATGCCACCGGTCTCATGTGATACAACGGAGATTAAACACCTATAATTTAGCAGCATAAGACAAAATACTAAGAGGGTGTATATGCAAAAAAAGTTCACTTTAACTCGAGAACTATTTGTTAAGTTTGTTTTGCCGGAGATCAAACTTGCACAGATATTTTGTTGCAGCACATAACTCAAACTCAGGATCTTTTATACTCtgaacagagctgaaacagaggAGAATGCAGATCAGGATCAGCACAGACAGCCTGATCTCTGGGCTTATTAATCCGGTCTGGCCTCTGGTCTGGGACGGGTCCAGATCTTTAGTCAGCTGCAGTTGAACCTCTTGACAGATTAGAGTTGAGAGACAGTTTGTGTGACGTTGCCAACCTCAGATCTTCACCTGTTCTGCAGGTCGACACCGAGAGCACTGGACAAACAGGGTTTTatattccatttttttaaatgtaagcAAATAGTTTGAGAGCAGGTTGAAGAACTTAAATGTTCAAGCTGTGAAGAAAGCCCACCGCTGAGTGTCATTAACCAGATTGCTgggcctttttctctccttgctTTAATGTTGTGTTAGAGTCATCTTGCCCTGCTGCCAAACATAATAACGTTTCATTCTTTAACATTTGTTTCTCCATTTTTGTGAAAAACTAACTTGACGAATTGAAACTCGATTCTGTCTCCTGTAACAAAGAGAGTGAATCTGACAATGATGTTATAAAGTGACTGAGCAGTAAGCagtcagcagagagaaacacagtggAATCATGATAAGACAGAAACTTCCACTGAACATATTAAAACGTAAGTTTTGTTGTGATCCATCTCGGGTGTTTCTCAATGTTTGAGCAGGATTATCAACGATAAACGATTTGTTCTGAAATCTCAGACTGTGTGAGATGTGTGCAGGCGGCATCAGGATAAATACAAAGGAAAAGGGCAACTGGACCATTCACACAAACCTGAAGGAAAAACTCACCTTTAGATACTCTTAGAATGCAAATCAGCATGTTGTAATGCCCACTGCATTATGTCTGATAAATCACAACCTTTTTACCTGATTTTTATACAGAAATTTGCTTTTTCAGCTCTAATAACTCACTTAAATACATGAAAGCGTTGAAGCAAAACCTGCTTTTTCTCTTACTAAACTTGTATTGAGTGCTGTGCTGGAATTTGACATTGCTCCTCTTCAGTTGTTCTGAACAGATAAGATGAAAATACACAACAGCGAAGCAAACCAGGCCTAGAAAACGAAGGCACAAAGCTGTTTTTCCCATTGTTTAAGTGCCACAGGGCgcaggttgctgctgctgttgagccTCCCTCTCACCAGCAGCTTTGGTGGGAGATgtgtcctctccctcctctccctgccagtggtcctcatcctcctccccttcaCAAGGATCTTCTAGTGGGGGGTAGACACCTAGGTTCTGCATGTGTGCTTCAGCCATCTTCTGCACAGCtacacacaggtaaacacacacacacacacacacacacacacacagagggagacggccacacagacacatggacGCAGACACGGGGATAGAGGGatatgttgttttggttttaccaCGCTTCAACACTGTCAGTTTTTATCAAGCCTcgcaggtttttttttttttaatacatgcCAGTTAGGCAGGAAGCCAATTAAACACatgcactgacagacagacatgcaggcGACTGCAAAACGTTACCCCACTCTGATTTTTAGCCTGTTGTTTTCGCTCCCTTCTCTCACCCTGTTCTCccatctgtttgtttgcaccctcatctctcctccaccGCCCGCCCTCCTCTCACTTAGCACTGCTGACtcacactctcctctcctttgtgATATTACCTCCACCCCCCTCACTTCCTCTGGGTCACCTtggcttctctctctttcgcaCCCTCGGATGCACAATGCAGCACCGAGGCAGGTCGCTTCTCCCAGCTCGAGGTAGGTTATGTAATTAGAAAGTGGCTTCTGAGCCGATGGAGGGGCAGATTTCTGATGCAGGAACCAGGCTTCCCGGCTCATTATGTCATCACTCGACAtgcaacacacacccacaaatcCCCATTAGATGAAGCTCTGCTGACAAGCTCTACATTGTAGATTTTTGCTCCTTTAACGACCAAATGCAACACGCAAGAAGCCACATGcataaagacacaaaagaaaagcacgtgtttgtgtttatgtactTCTCTCCTGCCTAtatgtgttatgtgtgtgttcacatttgtgtgtgtgtgtgccacagctGTATACACAACTGGCTGTAATCCTGGATGATCCAGACTTTCCTAGACTCACACTCACTGTCTCACAGCTGTTCCACTCtaatctctctcttcctttctccctgtcacacacacaaatatacgCACACTGTTGTACACGAAGAGCAGGAACACATAGAAACACGCCTATGCATATCACACATGCGCATGCAcataaaagaggaaataaaggcattttttttatgcatATCTGCCCATCTGCcgcatgcattttttttccttcgtcAGCTATCATGAAGCATGAAAAGCAAGGAGGCAACTGCAGCGAAGCACGGTAGAACAAAAAGGACTCGAACACAAGGATGAATCACAACACACAGCCACCACCTGGAGTATCAATACTGCAAACACCTACCTTTGAGTGATGGAGGCTGATACACGTTTGGATTGACACGTTTTGGTTTGAGCACTCCGTTCTCTCCGACGACCCACTgccaacaaagacagaaacatcacCCCTGATTCTCCCCAaaatcccctccagacatgttttagtACTCTGCTGGGAATGAAAACATGTGGCTAAAATCTGTGtatgtgcaaatgttttttttttttttccaagattTAACTGCTGGAAGCTGAAAAGTAAATTCTTCAAGACTTCACAGTTCCACATTAAGCTTGTGCAGGTTGCATACTGCAAAATGATTGGCTCCAAGCtggttgtgatgtcacaaaatcctgCTTGTAGGAGCAGGTGTACATATCAGACTGAAGGTGAGCCccctgcagcaggtggaggtgaaaaCAGCTCAAAATCTGCAGATGCATTTTTCTACAAACAGCCAAGTGAAGCAAGTTAAAgtaagggggaaaaaatatatctatataGAGCACATTTCATGCACAGTGGCAAATTAAAAGACGATGATGTGGTTTGCGATGCAGACATTAAGAGACATATTCAAACCCAAGTTGCCATGTTCTCCGTGGTTGCACCTGTACATCAAATACAGGCAGTCTGTATGTCTTAAGATCCCTTTATCTCTGGGTATTAGTCAATATACGAGGCATGTGAGGCAATATCTGCAGCAGGTTTGGCTTTTTAGAAACATCAGTATTTGCCTACCTTTCCCCAAAGTACAGCCAGgcatattttatgttttggtGCTCCATATTTTTCTTAATGGATAAACTTtctcaaactgctgtttctaaGGTCGAGAATGAGCCTTGAACATCAGggaatttaaaatgtttaggATTTGGATTGGTAGGCTTGGGTTCAGGTTCAGTTCCAATCTGTGGCCCTTTCCTGtatgtcatcccctctctctctctccccttcctgtCTATCTCGTATAGTTTTAAAAAGTTCTTGGCTTTGAACACACAACGTGAGTTTGTGATGATGGACACATCAGAGGATGCAGCAGGTTTACAAAGAAAACACCATTTGGGAGCTGAGGAAGACAGAAGATactggaaaaacacagcatggtgttgtttaacaatgaaatggGAAAGTCCAAAACGCACTTTGTGGACAGATGAGACACTTATTATAGAAAAGTGTTTCGACTTCACCTTTACCTGATGGGTGGACTGATCATCCTCAGGAGACGATTGGTCGGCTACTCTGAACAGCGTGGCAGGTGTGGGCCTCCTGCGCCGGATCTgtaaacagagacacacacacaaacatgaagagcagccataaatatatgaataattAAACTGGTCTACACTGTATTATTAATAATGTTTAGCATGAAGCCTTATCACTATTAACAGGTGGAAAATGTTGCTGGGGCCTCGCTAGCTTCATTGGCAGGCACTCAGCGCTGGTCAGGTCAGCAGAGCACAGAAAGGATGCAACCTTCTGATTTCATAGTAACGCGTATACAGTAACTTGACGCGTATACAGAAGCTCAGCTGATGCTCGCTGCTCCGGTTTCAAATGATCCAGCATTTAGGAGGAGTTAAAGCTTTTGATATAGGATTTATTGGAACTGAGCGACCTCTTGACACAGTGTGTTTGATCACCTGAGTGCACCACCTACGATCACAGAGGCCATCACAAACAGAGGCACCATGGAAAAGAGGATTTAAGACTAAACGAGAGCCGGCAATCAGCCCAGACAACCCCACACGCCGGTCCCTGGTGGCCAGGTCGCCACTGGTCTGAGAGCAGGCGTCCAGACGGGCTGCAGGTCTGCACTTCACCTCTACTACATGTCACTGCATACAGTGAACTCTCTGTCTTATAGAAACAAACGCCTGGCTGTGcccctccagctctgcagtATCGCGCCCTGCCTCTGGGACGGCACTCTCTCAGTTTGGTATTTCTTCTGACAACAACACTGTTGAAACTCACCCTCAGTTTATTCCTTTGAcgggaaaacactgaaaatctcAAACACTCAGCTCTTGAGTTGAAAGGAAGGTGTAAAAAGTTTATAGCTCACTCGCGTATTTTGGTAAAAATTGcgttaaaaatgtgaaatatccACAAAATGATTTTGATAATAATCATTATGTTATTGATCAGTGTCAgagtgctgcttttctctcatttacatCGTTGTAGactttaattgtatttttggttttggacccTTGGAACTTGCTTTGGAAATtctgattgacattttaaagactaaaTGGTAAAATGGTTAATTGGAAAAACGgtgatgaaaataattggcTTGAAAGGTTTCTGTGGAtgctttgtttcctgtttccactgagaAAACGTCACAGCTGGACTCCATGGCAACCGACCAAGTGCAAACCCACTGTGATGTCACCGGTTGGGTTTTAAAGCCTAGATTTTGGAGGATGACACGCATTGCTACtcctctatcctgattggacATGCTATGATCGcaacttgtcaatcacaaggcGGCCACGCCCAAAGCTTTATCACCAGTTTCACTCTAAATAAGACcgtaatttacaaaatgaacatcatgctgttttGAAGAAGACATGAAACTAGCAGCTGAGACAGTCGACTCATTAGGAAAGTGTTCACTGAGGCAGTAAATTATGTGAGAAGTAGAGTCATTTTCTCATAGGTTTTCATACAATTGgacttctttttgcagccagtggcgtctccccctgctggtcatgagaaagaatgcaggtttaagacATTTCCACATTGGCTCCACTTTTCAGGAAGCTCTGTCCAGTATTTATACAGTTCATACAACAGACACCAAGCTTAAAACAACCTCTTTGACTATGAAGGAGCAAAACTTTTACAAGCTACCTTTGAAGTAAACAGGAGACTATTTGTTGCTCAAAAGACAAGTGTAGGGGTGCAAATCCCTTTAACATCTATACTGAAATACCCTGTGCAGAATATGAAGGGCTTTTGCtccacagagaagcagaagaagtcAATACTTTGACTCACTTTCCGGCGATTCTAAAAGGTTAATAGCCGACATGTACAAAACTACCGTTTGGAAAACTGCTGGATAAAATGAAGTGCACTGAGAATAAAAGCAACTCAGCTAAGTGGACTTGGCAGGTCAGACAAGCGAAGTATTGAAAAGTGTCCTCTGTGGAGCAGGCCAACCTTGGCCATGACATGAACCTTGGCACCGCTGTTTACGGCACCACATAACATCACAGGAAGAGAGTTAAGCAGCCTGGCTCTATTTAGCGTAAAACTGCTCCGTACggggaggtgtgtttgtgttcgctTCCCCTCCGTCTTGTTAAGCGAGCTGTGCGTCATGGCAGCGAGGCACATGTTGCCAAAGCAGAGGCTTGCCGGGCCGTGCGGTGGAAAGATGCCGACGTCGAACACGACAACACGGAGAAATCGAGCGTGGATTTCACCCTTATTTATGACACCAGACATTTTAATCTCCTCACGCAGCTCCCTCTATCCTGGAGACTTCCATGTTCATCATTCATTCCTTGACAGTGACATTAGTCTCACCAGAATGAGCCATAACTGATATCATATTATCATCCGTTTGCTTGTTGACCagtctgtcttttcctttcctcgCCTCTTTTTTCTATCTCTATAGACAGGGAACATCCACGGGGCTTCCTCTAacccccctctgtctctcacatcTCTACCCCTGGCGAGGTGTGGAGGCCTGGGGCTCCATTCTGCTGTGAACCCTGCTGCCTCTGCCTTCCTCACACCTGCTACCAGCCTTGCAGGGCAGCCTGAGGTGGCTCACATAGAGACCCACAAGGGAGGGCAGACACCGGATGTTGCCATGACCGAGCCTATGCCCACGTCCTGTGGCATTAAAGCCATTAAACTGGGAAAACCACTGGATTTCGTTATATGGTGAGGAAGACTCTGCTGGTTACGTACCATCAGCAGATTCTCACATTAACTCTAGAGCTGAAGCAATTTCACAAtaaatcaattagttgattaagAGAAGAAATTATTGTCAATTTTCAGGCTTTcaggcttttctctgttttctgccatttgaGGCTGAATATGTTTCAGTCCTACACTTCTGGTCAGAgcaaagactgaacaataatcagttaatcaggACAATAATCGccagattaatcgataatgaaaacaattgtttGCTGCAGCCCTAATTAACTCCAGTTCACATAAATGTTTGTATAATTGCTTACAAAATGTCACTTCCCCATTTTTGCCTTTTACTTGACCACAAATTTCTAGTTAagtccaaaacaacaaaactgttttttgaggTACGGTTATGTTGCATCCTTCTGGTTAAAGGGATTTTATGGAAAATACAACCCTGGATGAatccagaggaaaaacaatCCTCCACTCCACATCAAGTACAAATTTCCACAGCGATGTATGTGATGACCCAGGCCTTCTGCATTTGTCTTCTATTCTTGCTGTTTCTGTCCTGAAAACTAcgaaagaaaagcaaaaaactCAAAAGCGGTCTTTTCCTGATAAGGCATCACCGACAGAGACAGTTCCAGCATGAGAGCTGGAAAAGATGAACAAcactttcatttattcagacGAAGATAAAAATAGGAACGATGAGATAAATGGGAGGTGAAATGATTTTGTGGGATAATTGAGGTCGCTGAGAAGCGTAATCTATTTACCCGATCCTGTgctcatgagtgtgtgtgtgtgtgtgtgtaggtgactGTCCTCCTAATGTCATCACGTAATCATCATGGTGGTCTTGTGAAATGCCGAGACATGACCTCCTAAACAGTCTGCCTCCCTGATAAACTGTAAACAGGTTGTAAACTAGACGAAATtacatgcaaacaaagaaacaacagagTGAACATACGGAAATGCATTTGCAGCAGGTGAACACAGGAGTCTCTTTCATTTCTACACCTTCACACTCAAAGTGATGGTGTCAGTGGCGGTGGCGTGCCGCTGTAAGACACTTGCAATGCCAGATGACATAAACACTCATAGTAACTCTAGTAATTTTCCAGCCTTAAAACCAGCCCACTCTCCCCGAGTTACATAATATGTATGTGACTTCCTCATTTGTGCCAACACTGGGGCACAGCGTGTGAGATTAATCCCCCCATGCTTtatccctcccccctccctccgccACTTCTCTAAACCCCCTGCCCCCAATCTCCCAAACCCTCTCCTTCATTGGCAGACATTGTTTTTGTACCAAGATCAGTCGAGCTTCTGTGGACTTGCACTGAGGGGCTCTAAGTAGGCTGCTGCGCTGGCCTTTCGGCGGCTCCACAGGTGTGCGCCCGCAGGCCTCCCCAAGAGGCAGCCGCAATAGGTCTCACACAGAGCTTTGGGCTCAATAAAAACACGGGCTGGTGGATCATAGTGTGGAAAGGAGAGGCTGATGAGTGAATGTGAATAATGTGCTGACTCTGCATTGTGTGACAGATAGAAAGAAACACCTATTCACTGTTCAGCTGAACTAAAAAGTTTGTCAAGTGCAATTTGAGGCGGAAGCCAGGACTCCAGTACCTCACTCTGTGTGGGGTAGGTGAGTCATTGGTAAACGCTGCACGTGCATGCATCTGTGCACAGGTAGGTGCGTGTTGCAGCCTCGCGCAGCAGCCTGGGTGCAGATCGGCTGATATGGGTCTCCTCCCCGGAGGCCGTCCTCTAAGCTGGTGCTCTCGTGGCCGGGCctataaaaagcagcagcagtaggacAGCATAAACTAGATCAGAGGGGTCTCTGGGGGCTCTGTGGGATGAGGCTCTAAAACTCTGCCTTGCACCAGTGCTAACAGTCGAGAATCTCGAGGGGAGTCAGCGGCGCTGATCCGGCCTCAACATAAAgataacacagagagagacacacctCGAATCTCTCCCCCTGTCAGCTTGCAGCACTGCTTTACATGAGGCTGTCCTGTTACGCAGCGTGTGTCGACTTTCTCTGATGGAAGTGGGAGCATCACTCGGGTCCATATGAAGCTTTTCTGaccctcgctctctccctcgtGGCCCAGCTGTAACCCAGCATCCGGATGGACAGATATGGATTTGTACAAGATTGATTTACAGTTATGGCATCTGCCCACAGGCGCATGCCGCTACATCACTCAGAATTAaacatttgtgtatgtgcatggaTTACAGTGCTCCAATGGGGACATACTCAAAATGTTCAGCCACAACCAGTGAAAAGGAATATGGAGTTAAtgtgaaatgcaaagaaatgtcagcttgtgaaataaataaatccaatgTCATCTCAATTTCCTGTCTTTAAATGTCTCCTCTTCACAAACTCAGGTGCCTGTCCTGAATGCaaagctccctctctctcctcttgaGGCATCTTGGCTCGGTGCATCTCCAGGTGAGAGGTGCTCCgctgcagttttatttcctgtctcaGATCTTTAGCCGTTTTGAACTCTTGAAGTCTCCTTCTTTTCTGAGCCGTGCCCCACCCAGCCCAGTGAGCCTTTTAAAACCATGTAGCAGGGCCCCACGTGGTGCTCTAAGTGCAATCTAGCAATGAGCTCAATAACACAATAAGGTGAAAAATGATCCCTCTCAGCTCATTTCTCGTGCAGATACACtcttgacaaaataaaaagcgTGTTTTAAGGGTATGTTTGTTGGATACATTTAAAGGTGTTGCTGCCTGTATCCGATCTGATTAGTGTGAATAGGAGCATATCTATTTATATTATGTTGGTGGGAGGCTAAAAGATAACACACCAACAGATTTGAGATGCAAAATATCCACATGGTTAATTGACATCATCATCTCTacctcctgttttgtttgtgagtgtAACTGgaatttaaagattttttttttatatagttttGCTCAAATAATTAAACAGGATTCAACCTAAACCTAAAAACCAGGCCACAATGCCCCTTCCAGAGAAAATGTTTAtcacaaacatgacaaatacaCAAGCAAAGGCCAGTGATCAGATCTATGAAGTGACAAACAGCCCTGTCAGGCACATTCAGGCTATACCCAGCCAACACTAACAGTCAGTGCTGTTTCAAAGAGGGTCAAGGACGTGGCTATGCAAATTACAACCCCAGCTGTAGCTCGCCGAGGTCCGAGGTCTGTCTGATATGCGTGGTGTGCTCATTCCTATTCAAATTATCGGCAGCATTGAACTCCCATAAGTCCGGGAGGCTGCTGCATGTTGCTTCTCAACATTCACTGAACACTTTTGCAGCGACCCTTGACCCCACAACTGGCTAGCCGAATAAACAGATGGGCAGGAGAGAGCATCTGGAGGGGCTCTCCAATGACCCAAAATAGGAAATGTAATTATGCCGCAGCCACTGGCAGAATGATATCATACTCAGACGACCACCCCcatgtctccctccctctcctctgtcacactgTACCCCCCAGCATTTACGTAATTAGCTGCTGGTAGCTGTTTGGCCTGTCGTTCCAGAGACTGTTGGACGAAGGGGTTGccatcacaacacaacagaggtAATGTGCCAGGAGCCGATGAGTGACAGGAAGCCACCTGACAGGCCACGGGGCGCGGCGACAACAGGGGAGGTGCCAATCAAAGCCCTCATGGAGACGATGGCACGGCGTGCAGCCTGCAAACACTCGGACGGTTCTGCTTTTCTTGTGCGTGCGTTCGAATTCAGTGGCGTCACATTGTGCAGCTGACAAAGACCAGTTCCAGAGGTCAACAGGCAGGtacaaacaaaggacaaagcaGCCATGGTTACTCATCTGCAACGTCATATGCGCCCACAGgtgatgaattaaaaaaatatattactgTTGATGGTTGCTATGCAGCGTTCAGGTCATTGCTTGGATGCAAAAGGAATGTATGAACTCACTAAGTGCAAAATTTCAGCATCACTTAGGATTAAATCTTATTATTACATAAATCCTAAAAGTTTTCTATTGTATCAGGAGGACAAACCATTTGTTCCATTTGTTCCTGCAGAAACAAGCTGATGCTGATTGTGCatcagcttgtttctgctttgGGTCACTCCTCCCCCTGAACACACTGAAGATGACCTGGTGTGCAAGCTCATTGAGTTGCAGGCAGATaaacacgaaaaaaaaaaaaatgtctcaacCGCTGTGACGAAAAATCAGATCAATCAGATTACAACAGGCGCAGCAGCAATAACATAATGCCATGTCTTCTCCATGTTGATGAAACAGGGATCGAGACCAATCCCATTTGTTTTGAGTCACGCCTCAGTGCTCCTCTCAATACGCCTACATCGGTCTTTGGCGAGAGAACAGGACCCTGGCTCCTGACCCTGAAAGTGAAAtcaggagggaggaaggcagCTTAAAGGTGCAGGTCAGGATCCAGAGGCCTCATTTATAAAACAGACTCCGGATCAGTTTTAATCTTAAGTATGACTTAAGCAGAAAATCATGTTATTTTGACATGGAAATGATCTTGAGATGAGTATAAATCAAAGAACATTCTTTTATAAATGAGGTCCCAGCTAATGACACAGTTGCAGTGAACATACTGATGTCTGATGACATTTGGTGACAAGTCAGCTCCAGATCCTGTCCAGCCCTTATCCCCCACCCTCATTTCTCCCCCCCGCTGTGCCACAGTTGCCTTTCtaatcctctcctctcatcacaGATATGATtggtgctgttgttgctgtagcCGGAGTTAAAAGATGAGGTGCTTCAGCCGCACTGTGATTTCTCTGCATGGTCACAGATATAAATGAGTGAATGCACCTTGGAGGGCTGTTTCTCTTCATGCCCTGACGACAGCCGGACTTGCTCTGATTAACGCTGATCCCTGAAGCGACAAGTGAGTGACGGAGTTGGATAATGACACCAACTGACAACAGAGGATTTGTTGACCACAACGTGAAAGTCGAAGAGGAGGGCGTGTTGCAGCTTCGCAGGCCTCCATGAGGATCTGCGCAGTGCCCGTGCATGCCTGAGGTGCAGCGGGCATTATGGCACATTTTCAGCTCACTGTGTACACTGTCATCAGGTGACAAATCACTCTGCCCATGCtcaatatttatgttttttaactGTGTACACATTACACACATCCATGCGCGCAGGAGCCAACAGCAGATGATTGATTGTTCAGTTAATAttatcattttcttttctgaataaaatgcaaacaattaAGTGGAATAAGCAGGCTTTGGTGCACAGAGGCTGCACTGCTAGGAAAGTGGAAAAGGAACATGAAAGGAAACTTTGTGCTAAACTGCTGTGGACAGACACAAGccatgaaaatgtttctgtactCATTAACTATCAGAAGGCCTGGGCTGTCAAAAGCAGGGAggaacaaacacatacacaactcACAGAAGACAGTTATTACAATCTGTGGCTTCCAGCAAGGCAATTCATCTTGCTTTAAATGATTTCTTTCCCAATTTGTTTTGCCACTACAAACATCAAAGTGCAATGGCAGGCTACTTTGAAAGGAAACATAAAGATTAGTTTTCATAAAGCCGTCATCGGGCAAACTGAGTCACGCCA of Chelmon rostratus isolate fCheRos1 chromosome 17, fCheRos1.pri, whole genome shotgun sequence contains these proteins:
- the ppp1r1b gene encoding protein phosphatase 1 regulatory subunit 1B isoform X2, with product MDPSVSTEVEGEPKERKKIQFAVPASAPTNLDPRQVEMIRRRRPTPATLFRVADQSSPEDDQSTHQWVVGENGVLKPKRVNPNVYQPPSLKAVQKMAEAHMQNLGVYPPLEDPCEGEEDEDHWQGEEGEDTSPTKAADHQETATTGQSDKFSSVRETAKQIQAAQEEEEEEEEGDKTKETTEENSRGSN
- the ppp1r1b gene encoding protein phosphatase 1 regulatory subunit 1B isoform X1; the encoded protein is MDPSVSTEVEGEPKERKKIQFAVPASAPTNLDPRQVEMIRRRRPTPATLFRVADQSSPEDDQSTHQVKWVVGENGVLKPKRVNPNVYQPPSLKAVQKMAEAHMQNLGVYPPLEDPCEGEEDEDHWQGEEGEDTSPTKAADHQETATTGQSDKFSSVRETAKQIQAAQEEEEEEEEGDKTKETTEENSRGSN